The Struthio camelus isolate bStrCam1 chromosome 15, bStrCam1.hap1, whole genome shotgun sequence nucleotide sequence TGTCAAAATAGCCTTAACTCCAATCTCCAAGGATAATTTAACAATACTCCAATAATGTTGCTGTTTCTCtagtatgtcttttttttttctacgcaGTTTTTCTGAAGTCCTTCCAGAAAGCATATTCTATGCAATTTGAAAAGGTTTTAAAGCTTTTCAATAATTTTGCTTGCTGGGGAAATGAATTGGGCTGTTTAAGCAATGTTGTTGCTTTGGGAAAGCTTATTCTGATGCATTAAATGTTTAGGGTAGGTAAGTTTAAAACTTAGAGGAACTGCTATATATATTGTAGAAGACTAAACAATATGAAAAATAGATTGGAAACTAGGATATGGTTTTATCACTGGAGTTGAGTGACTTTGCTGACGCCCTTCAGTGGCCATTCTAAACAAATATGTTGCGTAGTGAGACTTGGACAATCTTTAAAGCTGCTATAATGGAATTCACTGGATGTACGCAAAGTAACTGAAATAGCATATAAGAGACAGTGCAGCATCAGCTCATTACTTTCTACTCCATCTTAGGTCCTGAGAAGGCATTGCTTTTTTGTTGTCATCTTGGGTGGCTGGGTCAGTATGCAGCTGTTTATTCTTAGCTCCTGGCTGTGTCATACTGCCGTATGATGGAATGGAAGTCTAAAAGAAAGCCAAAAGCCAAAGGCCAAAAGTTTAGTGTACTGTATGTCAATGTGGAATAAATAGTTTGGACAATGCCACTGAAGAAAGGACATCTAAATTATAAATATGAATGGAGAGTGTTCAAATTTTTAAGTCTGGTGTGTCTCTCTTCAGAACATGGTACGGGGTGTTTATCATAGTGTATCTCCTTGACAGCAGACCTAAGAGTGTGCAGACAAGATAGTCTGTATGTATGTCTTTAAAATGGCATGTTCACTGTCATCTATTGTTGCAGATTCAACGTAAAAACGATAAAGCACGATCCCAAGGTGGAAAAGGTTTATTGATGACATTTATTAaatagaaatgtgaaaataataattttcttgaaGTAAATAGTCTTTGAACAAGGAATGGCTAGGTCTAACTGTGTAGTGGTGAGCTGCTGTTGATGTAATTGATAACGTGAGGGTGAACTTTTACTGCAAAGATATAACTCACAACAATAAATTTAGCCTCACGTGTTTGTATGACACAAGTCCTAAATGTCTGATGGGCTGAATGGATCAGGTAAGACTTTTGGAGTTGCAGGGAAGAATACTCTCCCTcatctcatttttcttcctgtgaaaaaATCCCAGTGATTTAGCCCTGATTCAGACTTCAGGCTACTTTAAGAATATCTAAAACATCAAAGAAGGAAGCTGTCCGTAGTTATATGATAAATGTTGTTATAAATTCTGAACCCCTCTCCTCGAACACTTGCTCCCCAAGTTAAAATCAAACACTTATCTTTGTTTTCATTCACAATCAAACCAATTCATTGTGTCACCTTTGTGAATAACTATTAAAATTGAAACCTGCCTTCTTCATATACTCATTTGTTTTTCTACTTAGGTAGAAACAAGTTCAAATGGGATTAAATGATAATCAGGGTTGAACTTGACATGCTTTTTCTTAGTGTAAACTGCTTTGTAACAGATTTCTCCTGTTGCAATCCTAACTATTCAAAATTGTCCAGACAGCCTTTTCCCTTTTGCAGTCTCAATAAAGAGCTGATAAACTATAGCAAAATTGCTGCATGGAAAAAATTTATTAGCCTTTAACATAATTTGATGTCCGGAAAAAAGATTAGAGCCTGCATTATACAGCCAGTACATTTTATCTAAGAGGTAGATGCTTAACCTgaaactttaaaagtattttcttctttaaaagaaaaaaaaaaatcacaaaattttaGGCTTGCCTATTTGCAAGTTTAGTATAATGGATTTTATGTGCCAGACAAACTGTttccagttaaaaatatatatgtcagATTACACTAGGGGGATTTAAGATAAGCTTGTACCTTTTTCACTTGGTAGAAACAAATGGAAGGAAACTGTTTTAAGAATTCTAATTTTACTTTGCTATATTTGTTTTATAGGGTATGTTCTCTCTTGGAATTGTTGGATTGACTATTCTGAACATTGGTTTTCTAATTTTGTGTGGAATAGAAGCAGGGGGGATGACCTTTCTTGTACCTTGCCAGTATTATGTCCAAGCCTTGCCCGGAATCTAGGATTTCCTGGCTCATTGATTCAAATTCCCTGTCACGTTCACTCACGTTATGTGATGCTTTTCATAAATTAATCAAACTCCATCTTCAGACAGAGTAATTCTGCTTTTTCTAGATTTGCACTTGCTGTCCTTGCACAGCCAGTATTTGGCAAATCTCCTAAAACTGTTAACATGTTTAAATGGTCTCAGACAACTGTTTTTCTCACAACTTTCTACACAGCTGAAGAAGGAGAGCTTTCAGTCGCATCAGATTCAGACCACTGGTAGATTATGCTCTTTGGGTTTATTTCTATTCTTGACATTCGGTAATACTTCGTGCATTTAAGACACTTTTGTTTTAAGgtgttattttcaaaagcaagtaAGTGTTTCAGGGGGATCtcgattttttttctgtttttttttttttttaactcatactAGACTTTTCTTCTCTGTAGACTTGATAGAGATTATTAGAGCAAAGAATGTAAGCTTCTGTCATGAAcagattttaaattttatgtttGTCATCAGTCCAGCATTTTAGAGAAGGGTATGGAATCAATTCTTTAAATTAAACAATTTGTGAGAGACCTGAGAGAAGTGTTGAGTGAAGAAGCAGTATCAGAATTCTTACTGACTTCCATTTCCTCTGCACGCCCCTGAAAACGTTTTGTTTGCTGGTGATCAtgccttttaattttaaagaaaactgcatAAGACATGGTGTACATGGATGAGACTTGGTAGCAAATTACTTCAAAGTGATGGGCTGGAGAAAGCATATTGATTAGCACTTATGAAATATGCAATATATATAAACATAGAAGCCATATGGCATTTTTGTAAATATTACTTTGTACATAGTTGCCATTGGAAAAAATTTTCTGCAGATAAGTGTGCAGTTTCTGCGCCCAGGAgagggctttttatttatttaaagtgagTAGTGTGTTTAAATTTAATCATTTTAGGTACAGTTCATAAGCCTGTACTTAGACATAAAATCACAATATTAGCAGTAGGAAACTCATCACATAACTCATATTTGTAGTTTTGTTTTACATATGTAATAGGTTGTTTCAGATTGAGGAGTTAAATATTGCTTTCTTCATATTCTAGTAATCTGATCTTTCCTCGATGTCACTGCGATATCAGGACACTACTGAATATGATAACGTAGAAACATACCATCAAATAATATGTGTGAGCAGATATTTGCTATTAATATTGGATTATTATGTTAAGTTTTTGAACATAGGCACTTTCTTGATTTGTTACCTATAATGGTGATGAAGTGACATTCTTCCACCATAGTcttgatcaaaagaaaaaaaaatcctatatttgaaggggaggggaagagtttACTCCTATAAAAGCAAAGTGGGCAACAATTGAAATTGGGAAATTGTATTCCTGTGACACCAAAAGAAGTTACTTTATTCATGGCAAGTGTCAAGATTGCACAGGCAAATATATTTGTATCCTCAGAAGATGTCTTATTTCATGGAACTCCGTCACTAAAAGAATCATCCATTCCTTCTGCGTTGGCTGAAAGGCCAGTATTTCAAGGTGAAATTAATGTATGCTGGCAGTTGATAGGATGTGAGTAATTGTGGTTAATTTTCCAgcaagaaaatacagagaaaaagggCTACATGTATTGTAGCAGAATAATTGTTATCAACTTGTCTTACACAGGGGAGGTAATCCTTGCATCTTTCTGGAAAGAAGATATACTCGGTGCTTTACAGGAGAGATGTGACTAAATGAAATTGGTTCTTAGATCATGATAAACGGTCACTTGCAAATCGGCACTTGCAGCGAACTCCACCATACAGTTCTTGTTTCTGTCAATATCAGGAATATCTggatatttatttctatttgtagGTCAGTTATTTTGTGGCTAAAGTTTCCACCCAGAAACTTTAAGTATTTAGTGAGAAATATGAGTGGAATCACtgtctttactgttttctttattgCATAGCAACTTCATTAATTCTTTTGCATGTCTATGTTTAAAAATCCTTGAAAAATCCTTTCATGAAACTGATTAATCCATGTATAACATTTGAAAGTAGGACAAAGCATCTTATTGTGCAGAGATCTGATTAACTCAGCACAGAGGTGAAATTAGTTTGTGCATTTCAGAGATACAGTAAGTGATATGTTAACTGTCTTACACATTGATCTCTGGATCTGTGTAGTATCCAGTGAACAAGGTCAGCAGTAACCTGTACTAAACATCATCCCCATTTAAAACCCTATTATTTTCTAGTAGAAATTGGAAACTATTGTTCTCAAATACTTAGTgctaaaatctgttttcttagtATAACCTGTCTTTCAAAATGAACAAAGCAATCAACAGGCATCTAAAATCTTGAAAGTTCAGTGGTTGGGGAGGTGGGATGGATGGTGTGTAAGGTGCAAATCTGAGAGCTAATCACATTCACCTTTTACAAAAGTTCTTCCATCCCCCAAATCGACACTTCTGACATTTTCATAAGCAATTCTTATTCGTATCTTATGCATATCTTATTCTGTCATATGCAGAAAGTGATTTCTTTTCAAGCCACAGTATTTTGTTCTGGCAATCAAAACAGACATGCTAAATGTAAAGATATCTCATGCACCTTCATTTAAATATGAAGGCTGTGAAAGTAGAGGTATGTATGCTTGTGTTTTTATCAAAAAGGCCAATTATGTCTGTCCTGGAAAAGATTGTCTTTGGcaatccttaaaaaacaaaacgaacTATTATATTTTGCTTCTGTTAAGTTCTTTGAGCGATATAGTCGCAGATGATGATTTCAGTTTTGATCGAGTGCTGATACACCAGTAGATTACATTTAGGAGTAGAAAACTCGCCATTATACTATATtatattaagattaaaaaaaattaattgtgaaATACATGCTAGAATAGAATGTGCTCTATAGTTCTTCTAAGCAATGTCATTTAACTTAACATGTTTAGatgaaaaatcaatgttttctgCATCTCCACATCAATATTGTAATGATTTTTTCCCACTATTATGGCAGCTTCATTATTTAAGTGCAAGTACCTTATATGCCagcaaagtagcatctctgaTAATCAAGTTATATCCAGAGTCTTCCTAACTTGATGAAATTTTCTGCTGTATTATCATTCATACATGtataatacaaaataaagctCCATCAGTGCTCGGCTTTTAATAATCCTGTTcataattaaatacaaatatgaCTAAAACATTCTTCTACATTAAAGTCTTGTCATAAAAACATTTGGAATATAAACCTTCAGTACTCAGCCGGGCaatataatatacacacacacacgtttttcTGTTAGTAGCAAGCGTTTTGTTCATTATTTGCACAAGTTCAGTCATATATTTTATACGACCAGTACTAAGTCAGACTTCCGATTGCTCATTACTGTCAGGAATGACAGACGTTAAGGCAGCCTGACAAAAGCGATTTAACGTCGACATTTTAGTTTTCTGTTCAATATACAGTCGCAGTTTGTCTCTGAAGGTTTCACCTAGAAAACTGTAAATTAAGGGGTTCAAACAGCTATTAGAAAAAGCTGCTAGGTTCACAATATGTCCTGTTAAAGGATAATCATGTCTGAAAGACGGGCTGCTTGAAGAGACAGGTTCgcttttcttttgaagaagtTGAACACTAATGAAGACGTTTTCAGGTAACCAGCAGATAAAGAAAACcaagacaacaacaaaaatcattcGAAGAGCCTTTTGTCGCCGCAGACGAAGACTCCTATGCTTGTGTGCTTTTACAAGAACTCGAACAATTAATGAGTAACAAAGACCGATGATCACAAAGGGAATGATAAACCCCAAGGTTATCTCTAGCCACTGGATTTCTTTtacatctgcaaaacagaaatagaCCTCTCCAGTGTGTTGCAAATGCACGGCTGTAAATGGAACTAGTGCTGCAGAAATGGACGCCATCCATATGAGACCACAGCTTAATCTAGCGTGTTGCATAGTGCGAAATATGTTGGACCTCATTACTTTTGCCAGTGCTATGTATCTGTCAAAACTCATCCATGtcagaaagaaaatgctgctATACATGTTGATCTGAAGAAATAAAGACATAAAGGTACAAATAATAGTGATATCATAATACTTCTCATCGAGATTAAAAACCTCAATGAGGGAATCGGCAACTAAAATGAGATCAGCTACTGCAAGATTTATGAAGTAAAGGTCTGGAATAGTCATTTTTTCACGAAAGCTTATGTTTACAACCAGTATCAGAATGTTTCCTACAAAAccaataggaaaaagaaatattgtatAAAGGCATGATAAGAACAGTCCAATAACATATTGTTGGTGTTCTGATTTATCAGCCAATCTAGAAGATATACTTTCATTACACAAATGTGATCCATTTAGGTTTAAAGTTGTGCTGTTACATATAACTGGTGATATCGAGGCTGAATAAGTTTCCATGGTGCGAATATCTGCAGAAAAGGTATCAGTACTCACAGTTTGGTAGTGATgccaaaaaaaattagatttttgatGTTTCCAAAGAAGTTCAGAGTAATCATTTTGAATGGAAAAAGATTCTCTCTTTGTAGAGGAAATTAAAATTCATTGGAATCCAAGTTAGTTAAGTTTGAAATTGACTGAAACATAACAGTACAAGAAgtacatttcttaattttttttacaggACACT carries:
- the GPER1 gene encoding G-protein coupled estrogen receptor 1 — translated: METYSASISPVICNSTTLNLNGSHLCNESISSRLADKSEHQQYVIGLFLSCLYTIFLFPIGFVGNILILVVNISFREKMTIPDLYFINLAVADLILVADSLIEVFNLDEKYYDITIICTFMSLFLQINMYSSIFFLTWMSFDRYIALAKVMRSNIFRTMQHARLSCGLIWMASISAALVPFTAVHLQHTGEVYFCFADVKEIQWLEITLGFIIPFVIIGLCYSLIVRVLVKAHKHRSLRLRRQKALRMIFVVVLVFFICWLPENVFISVQLLQKKSEPVSSSSPSFRHDYPLTGHIVNLAAFSNSCLNPLIYSFLGETFRDKLRLYIEQKTKMSTLNRFCQAALTSVIPDSNEQSEV